In Leptodactylus fuscus isolate aLepFus1 chromosome 2, aLepFus1.hap2, whole genome shotgun sequence, one genomic interval encodes:
- the LOC142194004 gene encoding olfactory receptor 52E4-like, with the protein MSKFHPDYFLLMGIPGLEYCHLQLSIVFFIMYVLSLMGNSTLLLVVGITESLHQPMYIFLSMLSVGDILLSSTTVPKTLSIFWFGSHRISFNGCLIQIFFIHFFALTELSVLLIMAYDRYIAICHPMYYMTRLSASFIRVVIVISMARSVVIVVPIVLLARRLPYQKSNVIQHTYCEHMAMARLATADITVNIIYGIVIMVCISVMDLFLIAMSYVFIVRAVMALSTSSARRKTFSTCVSHICVIVLFYVPAFFSFITHRIPHKNIPPYVHILVANIYVLVPPMMNPIIYGVRTKEIRQRILLLFSGKK; encoded by the coding sequence ATGAGCAAGTTCCACCCGGACTACTTCCTTCTGATGGGGATCCCTGGTCTGGAGTATTGTCATCTTCAGCTCTCCATAGTCTTCTTCATCATGTATGTTCTGTCTTTGATGGGCAACTCCACCCTGCTCCTGGTGGTCGGTATCACGGAGAGCCTCCACCAGCCCATGTACATCTTCCTCTCAATGCTCTCGGTTGGGGACATCCTCTTGAGCTCCACCACTGTCCCAAAAACCCTCAGCATTTTCTGGTTTGGATCCCATCGGATCTCCTTCAATGGTTGTCTCATCCAGATATTCTTCATCCATTTTTTTGCTCTGACTGAATTGTCAGTTCTCCTTATCATGGCCTACGACCGTTATATCGCTATATGCCATCCAATGTATTACATGACCAGACTGTCAGCATCATTTATCAGGGTGGTGATTGTGATTTCGATGGCCCGGAGCGTGGTCATTGTCGTCCCAATTGTTCTGCTGGCCAGACGCCTGCCATACCAGAAGAGTAATGTAATACAACACACATACTGTGAACACATGGCCATGGCCCGGCTGGCCACTGCTGACATCACAGTCAATATCATCTATGGTATAGTCATTATGGTATGTATATCAGTCATGGATTTGTTTCTGATCGCAATGTCTTATGTGTTCATCGTTCGGGCTGTGATGGCCTTGTCTACCTCATCGGCTCGACGTAAGACATTCAGCACCTGTGTGTCTCACATCTGTGTCATCGTCCTCTTCTATGTCCCAGCTTTCTTCTCTTTTATCACCCATAGGATTCCTCACAAAAACATCCCCCCATATGTCCATATACTGGTGGCCAACATCTATGTTCTCGTGCCCCCTATGATGAACCCCATCATTTATGGAGTAAGGACCAAGGAAATCCGGCAAAGAATTCTTCTGTTGTTTTCTGGGAAGAAGTAA